Proteins encoded within one genomic window of Thunnus maccoyii chromosome 22, fThuMac1.1, whole genome shotgun sequence:
- the LOC121888798 gene encoding uncharacterized protein LOC121888798 isoform X1 — translation MRALLAGMLQNDIITESSSPWAAPIVMVRKKDGSWRFCVDYRKLNSVTHKDAFPLPRIEETLTLMTQAEWFSILDLASGHCQVEVDPQDREKTAYWLKSRKSARLGAVEQRWVAQLASFNFKVKYRAGRENTNADALCRFPAACPTPEQSSTSTAGVITAAVEPEEDSLVQDNGWVVEQQADPDIQATKKYMERGSCPYGAEWSTLTAGAIKLLKQYKRLCIHEGILCHRFVDPDTHEQMLQIICPGTKRQEVWRQHHEAAAHAGAGRTLTTLRRRFFWVDMEKEVWGFQSECVVCSLQKDRIEPRAPSRGNSL, via the exons ATGCGAGCCCTTCTAGCAGGTATGTTGCAAAACGACATTATCACTGAAAGTTCCAGCCCCTGGGCAGCCCCCATTGTTATGGTGAGGAAAAAAGATGGCAGCTGGAGATTTTGTGTTGACTATAGGAAGTTGAATTCTGTCACGCATAAGGATGCTTTTCCACTTCCTAGGATTGAAGAGACCCTGACCTTGATGACCCAGGCTGAGTGGTTCTCTATCTTGGACCTTGCCAGCGGCCACTGTCAAGTAGAGGTGGACCCACAGGACCGTGAAAAAACAGCCTATTGGCTCAAGTCCAGGAAG TCTGCGAGATTGGGGGCAGTGGAACAGCGCTGGGTGGCCCAGCTGGCATCCTTTAACTTTAAGGTGAAGTATCGTGCTGGAAGGGAGAACACCAATGCAGATGCCCTCTGCCGGTTTCCTGCAGCTTGTCCCACACCAGAGCAGTCATCAACCAGCACTGCAGGCGTGATTACAGCAGCAGTGGAACCAGAAGAGGACTCCCTGGTGCAGGATAATGGCTGGGTGGTAGAGCAACAGGCCGACCCGGACATTCAGGCCACAAAGAAGTATATGGAGCGAGGCTCCTGTCCCTATGGAGCTGAATGGAGTACACTCACTGCTGGCGCCATTAAACTGCTAAAACAATACAAGAGGCTCTGCATCCATGAAGGAATTCTGTGTCACAGATTTGTTGACCCTGACACCCATGAGCAAATGTTACAGATTATCTGCCCAGGTACCAAGCGTCAAGAGGTCTGGAGACAACACCACGAGGCAGCAGCACATGCCGGGGCAGGGAGGACGTTGACTACCCTGAGACGCCGCTTCTTCTGGGTTGACATGGAGAAAGAGGTATGGGGCTTCCAGTCTGAGTGTGTTGTTTGCAGCTTGCAGAAGGATAGAATAGAACCAAGAGCTCCCTCTAGAGGTAATAGCCTTTGA
- the LOC121888798 gene encoding uncharacterized protein LOC121888798 isoform X2, translating into MRALLAGMLQNDIITESSSPWAAPIVMVRKKDGSWRFCVDYRKLNSVTHKDAFPLPRIEETLTLMTQAEWFSILDLASGHCQVEVDPQDREKTAYWLKSRKSARLGAVEQRWVAQLASFNFKVKYRAGRENTNADALCRFPAACPTPEQSSTSTAGVITAAVEPEEDSLVQDNGWVVEQQADPDIQATKKYMERGSCPYGAEWSTLTAGAIKLLKQYKRLCIHEGILCHRFVDPDTHEQMLQIICPGTKRQEVWRQHHEAAAHAGAGRTLTTLRRRFFWVDMEKEVQEQTQWVLD; encoded by the exons ATGCGAGCCCTTCTAGCAGGTATGTTGCAAAACGACATTATCACTGAAAGTTCCAGCCCCTGGGCAGCCCCCATTGTTATGGTGAGGAAAAAAGATGGCAGCTGGAGATTTTGTGTTGACTATAGGAAGTTGAATTCTGTCACGCATAAGGATGCTTTTCCACTTCCTAGGATTGAAGAGACCCTGACCTTGATGACCCAGGCTGAGTGGTTCTCTATCTTGGACCTTGCCAGCGGCCACTGTCAAGTAGAGGTGGACCCACAGGACCGTGAAAAAACAGCCTATTGGCTCAAGTCCAGGAAG TCTGCGAGATTGGGGGCAGTGGAACAGCGCTGGGTGGCCCAGCTGGCATCCTTTAACTTTAAGGTGAAGTATCGTGCTGGAAGGGAGAACACCAATGCAGATGCCCTCTGCCGGTTTCCTGCAGCTTGTCCCACACCAGAGCAGTCATCAACCAGCACTGCAGGCGTGATTACAGCAGCAGTGGAACCAGAAGAGGACTCCCTGGTGCAGGATAATGGCTGGGTGGTAGAGCAACAGGCCGACCCGGACATTCAGGCCACAAAGAAGTATATGGAGCGAGGCTCCTGTCCCTATGGAGCTGAATGGAGTACACTCACTGCTGGCGCCATTAAACTGCTAAAACAATACAAGAGGCTCTGCATCCATGAAGGAATTCTGTGTCACAGATTTGTTGACCCTGACACCCATGAGCAAATGTTACAGATTATCTGCCCAGGTACCAAGCGTCAAGAGGTCTGGAGACAACACCACGAGGCAGCAGCACATGCCGGGGCAGGGAGGACGTTGACTACCCTGAGACGCCGCTTCTTCTGGGTTGACATGGAGAAAGAG